In Bombus vancouverensis nearcticus chromosome 1, iyBomVanc1_principal, whole genome shotgun sequence, a single genomic region encodes these proteins:
- the LOC117160616 gene encoding mitochondrial carrier homolog 2 has protein sequence MISPIDEPLFSDIALRMLMNTVSHPIEYAKVLIQIGYEPIPPRPTTTLFGQPALALPNVFQYVRYIKNVDGFTGCYRGLIPKLCAYTVSAVAFEKASKCIKFNDEPSKEIYDCDLEESQNHKKCIYEFIRDLISRMIGIIVSHPLDVIALRMMAQFVGGETKYNGLFRSFVEVYKENGIMGYYAGLLPRLIGNAAVLMLVSSSTYVIDKYIISDRELKPYAVSVIRFIVTTITYPFLVVSHCMAVNNCGLIAGLPPQMPIYNSWLDCWSHLSAANQLKRGNSLLWRYYMGPQVIINGKPIPINKYNFHLQSTT, from the exons atGATATCGCCAATAGATGAACCTTTATTCTCTGATATTGCACTTCGTATGCTAATGAATACCGTTTCGCATCCTATCGAATACGCTAAAGTTTTAATACAG aTCGGATATGAACCGATTCCACCACGACCTACAACTACTTTATTTGGACAACCGGCTTTAGCTTTACCTAACGTTTTTCAGTACg TTAGATACATAAAGAATGTAGATGGATTCACTGGTTGCTACCGTGGTCTTATTCCAAAATTATGTGCCTACACTGTGAGTGCTGTAGCTTTTGAAAAAGCTTCTAAATGCATTAAATTTAATGATGAACCGAGTAAAGAAATTTATGATTGCGATTTAGAAGAAAG tCAGAatcataaaaaatgtatatatgaaTTCATACGAGACCTAATTAGTAGAATGATTGGAATTATAGTTAGCCATCCGTTAGATGTTATTGCGTTAAGGATGATGGCACAATTTGTTGGTGGAGAAACAAAATACAA CGGATTGTTTAGATCGTTTGTAGAAGTATACAAAGAGAATGGAATCATGGGATACTATGCAGGATTATTACCTCGGCTCATTGGAAATGCTGCTGTATTAATGCTAGTCAGTTCATCTACTTATGTTATTGATAAATACATTATAAGTGATAGAGAATTGAAACCATATGCAGTTTCTGTCATAAGG TTTATAGTAACAACAATTACATATCCATTTTTAGTGGTATCACACTGTATGGCAGTTAATAATTGTGG ATTAATTGCCGGTCTTCCTCCACAAATGCCAATTTACAATAGCTGGTTAGATTGCTGGTCTCACCTTTCAGCTGCCAACCAGTTAAAAAGAGGAAACAGTCTCTTATGGCGTTATTATATGGGGCCACAAGTGATAATTAATGGAAAGCCAATACCCATTAACAAATACAATTTCCACTTGCAAAGTACAACATAG
- the RN-tre gene encoding USP6 N-terminal-like protein: protein MNEEELLKRSAAERDRIFSCYDRGRENGAEIDPWEDPTFEVYHTTDRYGFIHDKRLPQKPDPNEIKTHRVEMERLKKWEKMTKQWDSSSTKEKLRRRVYKGIPNRFRGQVWALLLGIKNLKKEQAGKYEEMLQLARKWSTEIRQIDADVARQYRDHINYRERYSIKQRSMFYVLAAYSMYNMEVGYCQGMSVLAGLLLLYMDEEDAFWGLSVLLADKKYTMHGFYVDGFPKLNRFIEHHDKIMNKFLPKLKRKLDKCGCDSILYALKWFFVVFQERTPVSLGLRIWDIFLLDGDRILPAMAYTVMKMHKRFLMPMESLDEFCNYLQIKLEKDFCFDDDTVISTMERSMEELKRAKLDYPGPPLPHELPRFPFGTFKEPTFASKVGRRTEEFSEAQHVMRESITQRRDLVLADDGRESTTPVEQTSCGLGGSKFSFDPSLDDGASPNGSRRSLADTSVTSTADLSVFSSATRSQALDNSLDTQSNISNASSGSGGLPTPRATPHQPSPDVVRIYVPYTSPMSGSYKDDLPRTLPRSLETNRIRIRVDPDQTPIVENLKPFSLESPEVELDLK, encoded by the exons ATGAATGAGGAAGAATTATTGAAACGGTCTGCTGCAGAGCGAGATAGAATATTTAGCTGCTACGACCGTGGTAGAGAAAATGGAGCAGAAATCGATCCTTGGGAAGATCCTACCTTTGAAGTATATCATACCACAGACAGATATGGATTCATAca tGACAAACGTTTGCCACAAAAACCAGATCCTAATGAGATTAAGACTCACCGGGTGGAAATGGAAAGACTAAAGAAATGGGAGAAAATGACAAAACAATGGGATAGTTCTTCAACTAAGGAAAAATTAAGGCGCAGAGTATATAAAGGAATTCCTAATAGATTTCGTGGTCAAGTGTGGGCATTGTTATTgggtattaaaaatttaaagaaagaaCAAGCTGGTAAATATGAAGAGATGTTACAACTTGCACGTAAATGGTCTACAGAAATAAGACAAATCGATGCTGATGTAGCTAGACAATATAGAGATCATATCAATTATAG AGAAAGGTATAGCATAAAACAACGATCTATGTTTTATGTATTGGCTGCCTATAGTATGTACAATATGGAAGTCGGTTATTGTCAAGGGATGTCTGTATTAGCTGGATTACTTTTATTGTATATGGATGAAGAAGATGCATTTTGGGGTCTTTCTGTGTTGCTTGCTGATAAAAAATATACCATGCATG gaTTTTATGTTGACGGATTTCCAAAATTAAATCGTTTCATAGAGCATCATgataaaattatgaataaatttttACCAAAATTAAAACGGAAACTCGATAAATGTGGTTGTGATTCTATTCTTTATGCGCTAAAATGGTTTTTTGTTGTTTTCCAAGAGAGg aCACCTGTGAGCCTCGGTCTTCGAATTTgggatatatttttattagatgGGGATCGCATTTTACCTGCTATGGCATACACGGTCATGAAAATGCATAAACGTTTTCTTATGCCGATGGAAAGTTTAgatgaattttgtaattatttgcaaattaaattagaaaaagatTTTTGCTTTGATGATGATACAGTAATAAGTACTATGGAACGTAGTATGGAAGAACTAAAACGTGCCAAGTTGGATTATCCTGGCCCTCCCTTACCACACGAATTACCACGATTCCCATTTGGCACATTTAAGGAACCTACTTTTGCAAGCAAG GTTGGGAGACGTACTGAAGAATTTAGCGAAGCACAACACGTAATGCGAGAATCTATAACACAACGTAGAGATCTTGTACTCGCTGATGACGGTAGAGAAAGTACAACACCGGTTGAACAAACCAGTTGTGGTCTTGGCG GAAGCAAATTCTCATTTGATCCAAGTCTTGATGATGGGGCCTCTCCCAATGGCTCACGCCGGTCATTGGCAGATACATCTGTTACCTCGACAGCTGACCTTTCTGTATTTAGTTCGGCGACACGGTCTCAAGCGTTAGACAATAGTCTTGATACTCAAAGTAATATTTCTAATGCTAGCTCTGGCAGTGGTGGTTTACCCACACCTAGGGCAACGCCTCATCAACCAAGTCCAGATGTTGTACGAATTTATGTACCATATACATCGCCTATGTCTGGCTCATACAAAGATGATCTTCCGCGTACACTTCCGCGATCTTTAGAAACAAATAGAATCCGCATACGTGTCGATCCTGATCAAACACCAATAGTGGAAAATTTAAAACCTTTTTCATTAGAGAGTCCAGAAGTCGAACTAGACTTGAAATAA